The proteins below are encoded in one region of Phaseolus vulgaris cultivar G19833 chromosome 1, P. vulgaris v2.0, whole genome shotgun sequence:
- the LOC137815990 gene encoding uncharacterized protein — protein MSGHVAINVHAFPISYQSWRKIPKDYKEDILKKTIQAKFEVESDAHVRYIFKSLNTKWTAYRQQLWQQRNNGTHNRDEIIAMCLKVMNKDHWASFVDYRLNSRTKEIAKQNKDNRKKQTVPHTGGSKSIARKKDEMEKELGRKEKIQVYESNTSSLSHDISIDDSLAHAFGSEEHCGRVRGMGLGPCPSHVFGYTRNSRTGISSTTSYRELENQVFEHAFSYVAIWCCLL, from the exons ATGTCTG GTCATGTTGCAATAAATGTTCATGCATTTCCTATTAGCTATCAAAGTTGGAGGAAGATTCCCAAAGATTACAAAGAAGATATACTTAAGAAAACCATTCAA GCTAAGTTTGAAGTTGAATCTGATGCTCATGTAAGATATATCTTCAAATCACTTAACACAAAGTGGACTGCGTATAGGCAACAACTATGGCAACAAAGAAATAATGGAACACACAATAGAGATGAAATTATTGCAATGTGTCTAAAAGTAATGAATAAAGACCATTGGGCTTCTTTTGTTGACTACCGTTTAAATTCAAGGACAAAg GAAATTGCCAAACAGAACAAGGATAATAGAAAGAAGCAAACAGTTCCTCATACTGGTGGATCCAAGAGCATTGCACGGAAGAAAGATGAGATG GAGAAAGAGCTTGGTCGCAAA GAAAAGATTCAAGTATATGAGTCAAATACATCTTCCCTCTCACATGATATATCAATTGATGATTCACTAGCTCATGCCTTTGGAAGTGAAGAACATTGTGGTCGTGTTCGAGGGATGGGATTGGGACCTTGCCCTTCTCATGTGTTTGGATATACTAGAAATTCTCGCACTGGGATATCTTCAACTACTTCTTATAGAGAATTGGAGAATCAAGTTTTTGAACATGCATTTTCTTATGTAGCAATTTGGTGTTGTTTACTTTAG
- the LOC137815989 gene encoding uncharacterized protein: protein MTETPPVFQSNEHKVSGNDPIRVMVNDAFRIFFYDDNVEDDEDMRPRSSEMMPDEIVEYLKFMHDRQQSLYEGCGKYSKLSFLLKLYHMKCLCRMTDKALSMILELLADAFDYAKIPCSFYEAKKIIYKLGLHYTKIDACPNDCMLYYEEDKDKDKEVCKKCNESRWKRRKKNKTIDGTMKKQKKVPAKVLRYFPLRPRLQRMFMSSKIAEHMQWHASGSTNDGILRHPRDSEAWKNFDLMNPQFSSDARNVRLGLAADGFNPFGDLSTSHSTWPIVLIPCNLPPWMCMKQSSFILSMIIPGKRAPGNDIDVYLRPLIEELKELWNNGLKTFDSYNNEVFNMHATILWTISDFPGLGTLSGWNTHTGLACPRCNFDTTPKKIHGKFCFMNHRRWLNARHKFRLARIHFDGSVENRNCPLTISGTDV from the coding sequence ATGACTGAAACACCTCCAGTTTTCCAATCAAATGAGCATAAAGTTTCTGGTAATGATCCCATACGTGTCATGGTTAATGACGCATTCAGAATTTTTTTCTATGATGATAACGTGGAGGATGATGAGGATATGCGTCCTAGATCAAGCGAAATGATGCCTGATGAAATTGTCGAGTATCTGAAGTTTATGCATGATAGGCAACAAAGTTTGTATGAAGGATGTGGCAAGTATTCTAAACTTTCTTTCTTGCTCAAATTGTACCACATGAAATGTCTATGTAGAATGACTGACAAGGCATTGTCAATGATATTGGAGTTGTTAGCAGATGCCTTTGATTATGCTAAAATTCCATGTTCCTTCTATGAAGCTAAGAAAATCATCTATAAGCTTGGCCTTCATTACACCAAAATTGATGCTTGCCCAAATGATTGCATGTTGTACTATGAAGAAGACAAAGACAAAGACAAAGAAGTTTGTAAGAAATGTAATGAATCTAgatggaaaagaagaaagaagaacaagactaTTGATGGTACTATGAAAAAGCAAAAGAAAGTTCCTGCTAAAGTTTTAAGATATTTTCCATTGAGGCCACGCTTACAACGAATGTTTATGTCTTCTAAAATAGCTGAGCATATGCAATGGCATGCTTCAGGAAGTACAAATGACGGCATACTAAGGCATCCGAGGGATTCAGAAGCATGGAAGAACTTTGATCTAATGAATCCTCAATTTTCTTCAGATGCTCGAAATGTTAGACTTGGTTTGGCTGCTGATGGATTCAATCCATTTGGTGATTTGAGTACAAGTCATAGTACTTGGCCTATTGTACTCATACCCTGCAATCTTCCTCCTTGGATGTGTATGAAGCAAAGTTCATTCATTCTTTCCATGATCATTCCCGGTAAAAGAGCACCAGGAAATGATATTGATGTATATTTAAGGCCATTAATTGAAGAATTAAAAGAGCTATGGAACAATggacttaaaacttttgatTCATATAACAATGAAGTGTTTAATATGCATGCAACTATATTGTGGACCATTAGTGATTTTCCTGGTCTTGGAACCTTATCTGGGTGGAATACACATACTGGGTTGGCTTGCCCTAGGTGTAATTTTGACACTACTCCTAAGAAGATTCATGGTAAATTTTGTTTCATGAATCATCGACGTTGGTTAAATGCAAGACACAAATTTAGATTAGCCCGCATTCATTTTGATGGAAGTGTGGAAAATAGAAATTGTCCTTTGACAATATCAGGAACAGATGTCTGA
- the LOC137814054 gene encoding putative disease resistance protein RGA3, translating to MAESFLFSIAESLIAKIASHAFQEASRLVGLYDNLRDLTKTLSLVKAVLLDAQQKQEHNHQLREWLTQLKTIFSDAEDLLDEFECQTLRKKVVKAHGSTKDKVSHFFSTSNPLLFRYKMAQQIKDISKRLDKVAADRHKFSLQIIDVDTRVVHRRDMTHSRVSDSDVVGRKHDKEKIIELLMPQNPNDDASLSVIPIVGIGGLGKTTLAKFVFNDSRIQEYFPLMMWVCVSDDFDIKQLIIKIINSANEQDAPPHQQNLNMLDLEQLQNQLKNKLSSQKFLLVLDDVWNEDRVKWVELRNLIQVSAAGSKILVTTRSHSIASMMGSVPSHILEGLSNEDSLSLFVKWAFKEGEEENHPHLLIIAREIVKKCRGVPLAVRTLGSLLFSKFEVSEWEYVCDNEIWNLPQKKDDILPALKLSYDLMPSYLRQCFAIFSLYPKDYELNSYEITSVWGALGLIALPKKNRTLEDVANQYLHELLSRSFLQDFTSFGSVYRFTIHDLVHDLALFVAKDESLYVSSRIQNIPDNVRHLSFAESSLFSNLYNKKSVAVKTILFPNGTEETSDEALINTCLSKFKYLRVLDLWSSTIETLPHTIAKLKHLRYLDIGKNRNIKRLPESICKLQSLQVLRLDGCIELEALPIGLRKLISLRHLEFSTKQSILPDNEIASLDLLANLSIESCHNLGSIFGDVKFPVLKALYIGNCESLKSFQLDGKKFPELETLGVNSCSNLDLELWKGNHLEGQSHKLKLKTILLSNLSQLVTLPKWLHEAANSLQCLIIENCDNIETLPDWFTTMTDLKTLSITSCLSLVSLPDNIHHLTALETLRIEGCHDLCEKYQPRVGEFWPKISHIKNIYIDEPEVREELQEEQDEEEMH from the coding sequence ATGGCCGAATCATTTCTCTTCAGCATCGCAGAGTCACTCATAGCAAAGATTGCTTCTCATGCTTTTCAAGAAGCTTCTCGATTGGTGGGTTTATATGACAATCTTCGAGACCTTACAAAGACTCTCTCTTTAGTCAAGGCTGTGCTGTTAGATGCTCAGCAAAAGCAGGAGCACAACCATCAGCTGCGCGAATGGCTCACTCAGCTCAAGACTATCTTCTCCGATGCCGAAGATCTTTTGGATGAATTTGAGTGCCAAACACTGCGAAAGAAAGTGGTCAAAGCTCATGGTAGCACCAAAGACAAGGTAAGTCACTTCTTCTCAACCTCTAATCCACTTCTCTTTCGTTACAAAATGGCTCAACAAATTAAAGATATCAGCAAAAGACTAGATAAGGTTGCAGCTGATAGGCATAAATTTAGTCTTCAAATAATTGATGTTGACACACGTGTTGTTCATCGGAGAGATATGACACACTCCCGTGTCAGTGATTCGGATGTCGTAGGAAGGAAACACGATAAAGAAAAGATAATAGAGCTTTTGATGCCACAAAATCCGAATGATGATGCAAGTCTTTCTGTTATCCCCATTGTGGGGATTGGAGGCTTGGGAAAGACTACGCTTGCAAAGTTTGTGTTCAATGACAGCAGGATCCAGGAGTATTTTCCATTGATGATGTGGGTGTGTGTTTCTGATGACTTTGACATTAAACAACTGATTATCAAAATCATCAATTCTGCCAATGAGCAAGATGCTCCTCCTCACCAACAGAATTTGAACATGTTGGATCTGGAGCAACTGCAAAATCAACTGAAAAACAAACTTTCCTCTCAAAAATTCTTACTCGTCTTAGACGATGTATGGAACGAAGATCGTGTTAAATGGGTTGAGCTGAGGAATTTAATCCAAGTAAGTGCAGCAGGAAGTAAAATCCTTGTGACCACACGTAGTCATTCAATTGCTTCCATGATGGGCTCAGTTCCCTCTCACATTTTAGAAGGTCTTTCTAACGAGGATTCATTGTCTCTCTTTGTCAAGTGGGCATTTAAAGAAGGAGAAGAGGAAAATCATCCTCACTTACTAATCATTGCGAGAGAAATTGTGAAAAAATGCAGAGGAGTCCCATTGGCAGTGAGAACATTAGGGAGTTTACTATTCTCAAAATTTGAGGTTAGTGAATGGGAATATGTTTGTGATAATGAAATTTGGAATTTGCCTCAGAAAAAGGATGACATTTTACCTGCCCTTAAATTAAGTTATGATCTTATGCCATCATATTTGAGACAATGTTTTGCAATATTTTCTCTTTACCCAAAGGACTATGAACTTAATAGTTATGAAATAACTTCAGTTTGGGGGGCACTTGGACTCATAGCATTACCAAAAAAGAACAGGACACTTGAAGATGTGGCCAATCAATATTTGCATGAACTTCTGTCAAGATCTTTTCTTCAAGATTTTACAAGCTTTGGCTCTGTTTATCGTTTTACAATACATGATTTGGTGCATGATCTCGCTCTATTTGTTGCAAAGGATGAATCTCTATATGTAAGTTCCAGAATTCAAAATATTCCAGATAATGTTCGACATCTGTCTTTTGCTGAAAGCAGTTTGTTTAgcaatttatacaacaaaaaatcGGTAGCTGTGAAAACCATATTGTTTCCAAACGGTACAGAAGAAACCAGCGATGAAGCTTTAATAAATACTTGTCTGTCAAAGTTCAAATATTTGCGAGTTTTGGATTTATGGTCTTCGACAATCGAGACTTTGCCCCATACCATTGCTAAGTTGAAACATTTGAGATATTTGGACATTGGCAAAAATCGCAACATTAAGAGACTCCCCGAGTCTATTTGCAAgctccaaagtctgcaagtgtTAAGGCTTGACGGATGCATAGAGCTGGAAGCATTGCCAATAGGATTAAGAAAGTTAATCAGTCTCAGGCATTTAGAGTTCAGCACAAAGCAATCTATTTTGCCTGACAATGAGATTGCTAGTCTGGACTTGCTTGCAAATCTGTCTATTGAATCATGCCATAATTTGGGGTCTATATTCGGAGATGTGAAATTTCCTGTTCTTAAAGCATTGTATATTGGTAATTGTGAGAGTCTAAAGTCTTTTCAGCTTGATGGTAAAAAATTTCCTGAATTAGAAACATTGGGTGTTAATTCCTGCAGTAATTTGGACTTGGAACTCTGGAAGGGCAACCACCTTGAAGGACAAAGCCACAAGCTAAAGTTAAAAACTATTCTACTTTCAAATTTATCACAGCTAGTGACCTTGCCTAAATGGCTTCACGAAGCTGCCAACTCCTTACAGTGCTTGATAATTGAAAATTGCGACAATATTGAAACACTTCCAGATTGGTTTACAACTATGACTGACCTGAAAACACTTTCTATAACGTCTTGTCTAAGTTTGGTATCTCTCCCGGATAACATTCATCACCTAACTGCACTTGAAACTTTGAGGATTGAAGGTTGTCATGATTTATGTGAAAAATATCAACCCCGTGTTGGAGAGTTTTGGCCCAAAATATCACACATAAAAAACATTTACATTGATGAACCAGAAGTCCGAGAAGAATTACAGGAAGAGCAAGACGAAGAGGAAATGCATTAA